The sequence below is a genomic window from Rhizobium sp. NXC14.
CGGCCGCAAGCGCAAGCTTGGCTTCCCGAAGGGCAAGCCCGTCGGTAGCAACGGCAAGCCCCGTGCCGCGATAGATGTTGCGGGGAAACTGATCGAGCACGACGACGGCCGCCAGCCGGCTCACCGGACCGGCCCGCCATTCATCGCCGACGCCCGCGGCAAGCGCCAGATGCGTATCGCGGAAAACATCCCGGATCTCGACATCGAGTTCCCGCGGGGGGCGAAACCATAGGTCGCGGCCACATCGAACGAACCAAAAATCGTAGACTTCGCGAGGTGTGCGGATCGTTGTCATGCTTTCCTCCCGCCGCGTTAGGTTCGATGACGTTATGCCGGCAAGCTCTAGTAAAAATAGGACAAGGTGTGCCTGCGGCACCCTCATCCGCCCTACAGGCACCTTCCCCGTTGGGGAGAAGAGGGAGTCGAGACGTTGCCGCCAATCTCTTCTGCCCAGAGGGGGCCGAAGGACGGGTCGAGACCCGTGGCTCGACCCCGGTCGTCGGTGCCGGCAGCCAGATGAGAGGGCCGCAGGCACACACCCTTCATCGTGACCTTCCACCTCTACCTACTTCTCCTCATGCAACGAAAACACCAGCATCGCCCTCGTCCCATCATGCCCGGGATCGTAAGTGAAATCCGATTTCAAGCTTGCGGCCATCGCCGTCAAAATCCGTGTGCCGAGGCCCGTTCCCCTCGCCGAGTTCTCTGGAGCAAACCCCGCTCCGTCATCTTCGACGATCAGGCGCAATTCGCCGTCGATCTGATCGACAACAACGCGGATCTCGCCTGAGACGCCGTCGGGATAGGCATATTTGAAAGCATTGGTGACGAGTTCACTGACGATCAACCCGAGCGTGATCACCTTGTCGGTCGCCAGATTGACCGGTTTTGCCGTCAGCACGATACGGTGCGGCCGCTTGTCGTCGCGCATCGAAGCTTCAAGCTCGGTCAGCAGGCTGTCCAGATATTCATCGACCTGCACCGAGCCGACCTGCCGGTTGGTGTAGAGCCGGCGGTGGACGCTCGCGATCGCGTTGATGCGCATCTGCGTCTCGTGCAGCGCATCGATCGCCACCTGGTCCTGGGTCATCGAGGATTGCATGCGGATCAGCGCGCCGACGAGGCCGAGGCTGTTGGCGATGCGGTGGTTGACTTCGGCAAGCAGCATTTCGGCATGGTCGCGCTGCTGGCGGATCACCTCCTGCGCCTGCGCCGTCTCGCGGCGGAAGCGGGCCCGCTCCAGCGCCTGTTCGAGGGCGGCGGCGAGCAGGTCGAAATAATCGGCCGAAATCCCCTTCAGCATGTAGTCATCGGCACCCGCCTTCAGCGCCGCGACCGCAATGCTGGTGTCGTCCGACCCCGTTGCATAGATGACCGGCGGATGATCCGGCACGGATGTGATGCAGGGCAGAATGTCTAGTCCGGTCTCGCCGCTCAGGAGATGATCGAGCACGACCGCATCGATGCCGCCGTCGGCGATCCGCGCCAGGCCGGCAGCACCACTCTGCGCCCACTCGACCGAAAAGCCGCAGCGCGCAAGGTTTTTCTGCATCAGGAGCGCGAGCCCCTCGTCGTCGTCGATATAGAGGATGTGGATCAGGGCATCCGCATCGCCGCTAGAATTGCTCATTCCGTCTCCCGGCGTTCTCTCTAAGCAACGACCGCCCGCAAGCGTTCCGAGTCGTCGGCATGAGCACTGTCGTATTGCATTGACCGCCTGAGGTAAACATCGCTCATCGCTCGCTCTTGTCGCAGGCGACGTTAGCGCTTCTGGAATTTCCGATGGCCGGAAACTTCGGCGCCCGCCTCCTTCGGCAATTGCAGAAAGCGCAGCGACGAGACGATGCCGATTGCGCCGACCACGACGAAGGCCCATCGGAAATCGGCCATGACGGGATTGTCAGCACCTCTGAGAGCAGAGGAAATATTGAGCACGGCGGCTGCTACCGCAACGCCGAGCAGCATCGACATCTGCTGCAGCATGCTCGACAGCGTCGAGGCCGAGCTTCGCTGCGCCGGGCCGATATCGGCAAAGGCGAGCGTGTTCAGCGCCGTGAATTCCATCGACCGCGACAGGCCGGCGAGAAAGAGCAGCGCATGGATGAAAAACGGCGGCGTCTCCGGCGTCAGGAAACCGCAAGCAACGATCGAAAGCGCGGCAATCAGTCCATTGAGCCCGAGAACGGTGCGGAAGCCAAAGAAGCGCAAGAGCGGTGTCGTCACCGCCTTCATGCTGAAATTGCCGAGAAAATACACGAGCAGATAGGCGCCGGCGGCAATCGAGCTCAGTCCGAAGCCGAGCTGGAACAAGAGAGGCAGCAGGAAAGGCGTCGCATTGATGGCCGTTCGGCAAGCCGTGCCCGCCGAGAGCGTCGACATCGAAAAGGTCTGGACGCGGAAAGCCGAAA
It includes:
- a CDS encoding histidine kinase dimerization/phosphoacceptor domain -containing protein, which produces MSNSSGDADALIHILYIDDDEGLALLMQKNLARCGFSVEWAQSGAAGLARIADGGIDAVVLDHLLSGETGLDILPCITSVPDHPPVIYATGSDDTSIAVAALKAGADDYMLKGISADYFDLLAAALEQALERARFRRETAQAQEVIRQQRDHAEMLLAEVNHRIANSLGLVGALIRMQSSMTQDQVAIDALHETQMRINAIASVHRRLYTNRQVGSVQVDEYLDSLLTELEASMRDDKRPHRIVLTAKPVNLATDKVITLGLIVSELVTNAFKYAYPDGVSGEIRVVVDQIDGELRLIVEDDGAGFAPENSARGTGLGTRILTAMAASLKSDFTYDPGHDGTRAMLVFSLHEEK
- a CDS encoding DUF924 family protein — its product is MTTIRTPREVYDFWFVRCGRDLWFRPPRELDVEIRDVFRDTHLALAAGVGDEWRAGPVSRLAAVVVLDQFPRNIYRGTGLAVATDGLALREAKLALAAGADQAVEHACRTFFYLPFEHAENLDEQDRSVALFTALGDEEYLDYAIRHREVIAAYGRFPHRNAMLGRESTAAELDYLSKPDAGF